One Campylobacter sp. MIT 99-7217 genomic window, TTAAAACAAATGCTTTTGCTTGAGCATTTTGATAAGGGCGAATATGAAATTTTTGGAAAAAAACTTAGAAATATTAAAGAAAAAGACGCTCTAGAGCTTAGGAAGCAATGGGGAGTTGTTTTTCAGTTTGGTGCTTTGTTTAGTTTTTTTAGTGTTTTTGAAAATATAGCCATTCCCTTAAAAGAATATACAAATTTGAGCCAAAACTCTATCAAAGAACTTGTGATGATGAAGCTTAAAATGGCTGGTCTTAATGAAAATGTCGCTTCTTTGTATCCAAGTGAGCTTAGTGGGGGTATGGTTAAAAGAGTGGCTATTGCTAGGGCTTTAGCACTTGATAGTCGCTTGCTTTTTTTGGACGAACCAACTTCCGGGCTTGATCCTTACAGCTCGCGTGAATTTGATGAGCTGGTTTTAAAACTTAAACTTGGCTTTAAACTAAGCATAGTTCTTGTAACTCACGATAAAGAAAGCATGAGAGCCTTACTTGATCGCTTCATCATCTTGGAAAATAAAAAAGTAGGTTTTTATGGCACGAAAGAGGAGTTACAAAGTCAAAATCAAAGACTTTATGAGAAATTTATGGAGTAGATATGGAAAATAAGGCAAATTATTTATCAGTTGGTATTTTTGTTTTTACACTCTTTTTTGCGATCATGTTTGTCGTGGTATGGATAGGAGGCTTTTCTCACAAAAATGACTTTGATTATTATCAAATTTACACTAAAGAATCAGTATCTGGACTTGGACTTAAAGCTCCTGTAAGACTCTTAGGGGTTGAAGTTGGAAGTGTTGAAGAAATTGATATACATGCAAAAGATGGCATAGGAGTACGCATTCTTATCAAAATCGCTGAGGGTACTCCTATCACTCAAAGCACTTATGCAACTTTGCAACTTCAAGGCATCACGGGTCTTAAATTTATAGAGCTTGCAAATACAGATAGCAATAATACAACCCTACTTCAAACAAGCAAAAAAAATCCCGCAACTATACAATCTAAAGAAAGCTTATTTGCAACCCTAAACAAACAAAGCGATAAGCTCTTTAGCCTTATACAAACAGCAGATCAGAGCTTTAGAGCCATTTTAAATGAGGATAATCTCAAAAATATCGCTCTTATCTTAGAAAATGCAGCAAGTTTTTTTGAAAAACTCAATCAAAATTCAGACATCATGATAAAATCAGGAGAAAAGGTATATTCTATGGCTAGCTCAGTTGAAATTGCCGCTGATAAAGTAGGAAAACTTGTTGATGATTATGATGATTTAAAATATCAAATTTCAGATAGCATAGAACTTCTTAAAAATCTTCTTATACAAAGTAATGAATTTCTTTCAGAAATCAAAGAAAGCCCTTCTAATTTGCTATTTAAAAGCACAAAAAATAAACCTGCTCCCGGAGAGAAAA contains:
- a CDS encoding MlaD family protein; amino-acid sequence: MENKANYLSVGIFVFTLFFAIMFVVVWIGGFSHKNDFDYYQIYTKESVSGLGLKAPVRLLGVEVGSVEEIDIHAKDGIGVRILIKIAEGTPITQSTYATLQLQGITGLKFIELANTDSNNTTLLQTSKKNPATIQSKESLFATLNKQSDKLFSLIQTADQSFRAILNEDNLKNIALILENAASFFEKLNQNSDIMIKSGEKVYSMASSVEIAADKVGKLVDDYDDLKYQISDSIELLKNLLIQSNEFLSEIKESPSNLLFKSTKNKPAPGEKK
- a CDS encoding ABC transporter ATP-binding protein gives rise to the protein MPVIKAKEIFTRFDTKSIHEGVSFEVNENEIFGILGGSGSGKSVLLKQMLLLEHFDKGEYEIFGKKLRNIKEKDALELRKQWGVVFQFGALFSFFSVFENIAIPLKEYTNLSQNSIKELVMMKLKMAGLNENVASLYPSELSGGMVKRVAIARALALDSRLLFLDEPTSGLDPYSSREFDELVLKLKLGFKLSIVLVTHDKESMRALLDRFIILENKKVGFYGTKEELQSQNQRLYEKFME